One Mustelus asterias chromosome 10, sMusAst1.hap1.1, whole genome shotgun sequence DNA window includes the following coding sequences:
- the LOC144500070 gene encoding sialic acid-binding Ig-like lectin 13 — MDIFRAGGRFVMEFPRVGLSQEWKSNTPREVIAQEGLCVQIPCHYNHPSHLVNQPRDGVWFRHEEDGRSPIVFHSKDHNHELPQFRNRTWLSGDLKGGDCSLIINNIRQEDGGSYSFRIEFDNKNSYSFLPATRLNVSDFTDKPTILPAELIAGKRMDVSCTFNTTCNGTAPVLSWDTPTDIPESVSNIVTQQGVALIYTSVLTLILSVKHHGQTLTCRVRYPSVSSEQTLVLTVQYAPQNLTITSFDMITTSSISIIEGNSTVVICSVESFPASNLTWRHLNIVMNRTSSNNELWLVIPHVTSRDTGDYQCVSENEHGIVEGFITITVEGHSSMEWKVGLLGAGIALCVGLCGFFIFKCMRKSRSTGRGHSAHAEGVSSNSTSEQWNRSLTKNWKDLEMKSNPGVSSCTKDNTYANCDLVEDSVYGNI, encoded by the exons ATGGATATTTTTCGGGCTGGAGGAAGATTTGTAATGGAGTTCCCCAGAG TTGGACTGTCACAAGAGTGGAAAAGCAACACCCCTCGAGAGGTGATAGCACAGGAAGGTTTGTGTGTACAGATTCCATGTCATTACAATCATCCATCACATTTAGTAAACCAACCACGAGATGGAGTCTGGTTTAGACATGAAGAAGATGGACGATCACCTATAGTCTTTCACTCCAAGGATCACAATCACGAGCTTCCACAGTTCCGCAATCGGACCTGGCTGTCTGGTGACCTGAAAGGTGGAGACTGTTCCCTGATTATAAACAACATCAGACAGGAGGATGGAGGATCTTATTCTTTCAGAATAGAATTTGACAACAAGAATAGTTATAGTTTTTTGCCTGCTACGCGGCTTAATGTTTCTG ATTTCACAGATAAACCCACGATATTACCTGCTGAATTGATTGCAGGAAAGCGCATGGATGTAAGCTGCACCTTCAACACAACATGCAATGGAACTGCACCTGTCCTAAGCTGGGACACTCCCACTGACATACCTGAATCAGTCTCAAACATTGTAACTCAGCAAGGTGTCGCTCTGATATATACTTCTGTTCTGACTCTGATCCTATCAGTCAAACACCACGGACAAACTCTCACCTGCAGAGTGAGATATCCATCTGTTTCATCAGAGCAGACACTTGTATTAACTGTGCAAT ACGCACCACAGAATCTCACAATTACGTCTTTTGATATGATTACCACTTCATCAATCAGTATAATCGAGGGGAATTCTACAGTGGTAATCTGCTCTGTCGAGAGCTTCCCAGCTTCTAACCTGACATGGCGACATCTTAATATCGTAATGAACAGAACAAGTTCCAACAATGAGCTGTGGTTGGTGATCCCTCACGTTACATCCCGAGACACTGGtgactatcagtgtgtgtcagagaatGAACATGGAATAGTGGAGGGGTTCATAACCATCACTGTGGAAG GTCACAGTTCCATGGAATGGAAAGTTGGATTGCTTGGAGCTGGGATCGCTTTGTGCGTTGGACTGTGTGGATTCTTTATCTTCAAGTGTATGAGAAA AAGtcgcagcacaggaagaggccattcagcccacgcaGAGGGGGTCAGCAGTAATTCCACAAGCGAGCAGTGGAACAGGTCCTTG ACTAAAAATTGGAAGGACCTGGAAATGAAATCTAACCCCGGTGTCAGTTCTTGTACCAAAGATAATACTTACGCGAACTGTGATCTTGTGGAAGACTCTGTTTATGGGAATATATAA